The Actinomyces sp. oral taxon 414 genome has a segment encoding these proteins:
- a CDS encoding DsbA family protein, translating into MTSPFSSPRPQYPQAPRGFQSPQPPNGSRSRMVLLLVGLIVVVVVAAVVFAALLYTRGSRTASEPATTSPAAHTPMTEPTSAATVTDTTALEIMHGEVIRDPNDPRAKGDVNAPVVMVIYSDFACPFCTRFAQEVEPQLDDLVKNGTLRIEWRDLAQVTQTSSLAAQAGIAAGKQGKFWEFHDAVYAAADPQDHPTYTEDSLVEFAKQAGVPDLERFRADMVDATTAQAVTDANQHAYSLGIKGTPFFIVNDAVINGYRPADYVRATVLEQATLAK; encoded by the coding sequence ATGACCAGTCCGTTCTCCAGTCCGAGACCCCAGTATCCGCAGGCGCCCCGGGGCTTTCAGAGTCCGCAGCCCCCGAACGGCTCGCGCTCGCGGATGGTTCTGCTGCTGGTGGGACTCATCGTGGTCGTCGTCGTTGCGGCGGTCGTCTTCGCGGCGCTCCTGTACACCCGCGGCTCGCGGACCGCGAGCGAGCCCGCGACGACGTCGCCCGCGGCGCACACCCCGATGACCGAGCCGACCTCCGCCGCCACCGTCACCGACACCACGGCCCTGGAGATCATGCACGGCGAGGTCATCCGCGACCCGAATGACCCCCGCGCCAAGGGCGACGTCAACGCCCCCGTCGTCATGGTCATCTACTCCGACTTCGCCTGCCCCTTCTGCACGAGGTTCGCCCAGGAGGTCGAGCCCCAGCTGGACGACCTCGTTAAAAACGGCACTCTGCGCATCGAGTGGCGCGACCTGGCCCAGGTCACCCAGACCTCGTCGCTGGCGGCCCAGGCGGGCATCGCCGCGGGCAAGCAGGGCAAGTTCTGGGAGTTCCACGACGCCGTCTACGCGGCCGCCGACCCGCAGGACCACCCCACGTACACCGAGGACTCGCTCGTCGAGTTCGCCAAGCAGGCCGGGGTGCCCGACCTGGAGCGCTTCCGGGCGGACATGGTCGACGCGACCACCGCCCAGGCCGTGACCGACGCCAACCAGCACGCCTACAGTCTGGGCATCAAGGGGACCCCGTTCTTCATTGTGAACGACGCCGTGATCAACGGCTACAGGCCCGCCGACTACGTGCGCGCCACCGTCCTGGAGCAGGCGACCCTGGCCAAGTAG
- a CDS encoding IS630 family transposase, whose translation MRRSSGIFTIWRAGCTSASASSEPCESSYRSLLHMAGLSFHLPEEVDQRRADETQVEARMAKIHAKIAKIKGKKQDGQDGQEEDEGQRGSEKNECENEKTDDAEKGDEDVIVVSADEVRIEHEAITRGAWCKKGARTRIRVDRKRQSQSYIGFLHEADGSVDLMRLDWQNTSNIVKALTDLTLKYPDKTIVVVWDNAGWHKSKKLREYLGKGNILERIHLINLPPYSPNKNPIERVWGEGKKSISNRQRAHFEDTRNAFETFIRSNKFPYRLTK comes from the coding sequence TTGCGGCGGAGTTCTGGAATATTCACGATCTGGCGGGCTGGATGCACGAGCGCTTCGGCATCGAGTGAGCCTTGCGAGTCCTCCTACCGTTCTTTGCTTCACATGGCGGGGTTGTCCTTCCACCTGCCCGAGGAGGTGGATCAGCGCCGCGCCGACGAGACCCAGGTCGAGGCCCGTATGGCGAAGATCCACGCCAAGATCGCCAAGATCAAGGGGAAGAAGCAGGACGGGCAGGACGGGCAGGAGGAGGATGAGGGGCAGCGGGGGAGTGAGAAGAATGAGTGCGAGAACGAGAAGACGGACGACGCGGAGAAGGGGGATGAGGATGTCATCGTGGTGTCCGCGGACGAGGTGAGGATCGAGCACGAGGCCATTACTCGCGGGGCCTGGTGCAAGAAGGGCGCCAGGACCAGGATCAGGGTCGATCGGAAACGGCAGTCCCAGAGCTATATCGGATTCCTCCACGAGGCGGACGGGAGTGTGGATCTCATGCGACTGGACTGGCAGAACACCTCCAACATCGTGAAGGCCCTGACCGATCTGACCCTGAAGTACCCGGACAAGACGATCGTCGTGGTGTGGGACAATGCCGGATGGCACAAGTCGAAGAAACTGAGGGAGTACCTGGGGAAGGGCAACATCCTGGAGAGGATCCATCTCATCAACCTGCCGCCCTACAGCCCCAATAAGAACCCCATCGAACGCGTCTGGGGAGAAGGCAAGAAATCCATCAGCAACCGACAGCGCGCCCACTTCGAGGACACCCGCAACGCATTCGAGACCTTCATCAGGAGCAACAAATTCCCATACCGCCTCACAAAATGA
- a CDS encoding helix-turn-helix domain-containing protein, whose amino-acid sequence MIAVMEAVVVEEHEWSALQVHKAESPYKLMRRKSEAILMLSEGVGVDVVARLVERATRTVVEWVRDWRRDRLSSICTGHVGNNNASKISQEQEKEILEALSRPPSEQGIAAEFWNIHDLAGWMHERFGIE is encoded by the coding sequence ATGATTGCGGTTATGGAAGCGGTAGTGGTCGAGGAGCATGAGTGGTCGGCTCTTCAAGTGCACAAGGCGGAATCCCCGTATAAGCTGATGAGGCGCAAGTCGGAGGCGATTCTCATGCTGTCGGAGGGAGTCGGCGTCGATGTGGTGGCGCGGCTGGTGGAGCGCGCCACCAGGACGGTCGTGGAGTGGGTGAGGGATTGGAGGAGGGATCGGTTGTCGTCCATTTGCACAGGGCATGTCGGCAACAACAACGCCTCCAAGATCTCCCAGGAGCAGGAGAAGGAGATCCTGGAGGCGTTGTCGCGTCCCCCGTCGGAGCAGGGCATTGCGGCGGAGTTCTGGAATATTCACGATCTGGCGGGCTGGATGCACGAGCGCTTCGGCATCGAGTGA
- a CDS encoding transposase family protein has translation MYLRQNIVQAVIGEILGVSQPTVSRAIKALTEAISRTLAVLLLTAEEVPRDCEYVVDGTLFPCLDWRKRRDLWSVKHGSAGMNVQILVRLDGGFVWASDPYPGSMHDVAALDASGLLEGMDPSGWIGDKGYVGRGMITPHKKPPNGELRETAKEENKSVNRIRQVVERTIAHIKSWRILHTPYRRPLETFEQTITAALALYSFKTTPE, from the coding sequence ATGTACCTGCGTCAGAACATCGTGCAGGCGGTGATCGGAGAGATCCTGGGCGTGTCGCAGCCCACTGTTTCGCGGGCCATCAAGGCGCTCACGGAGGCGATCTCCCGTACCCTGGCGGTCCTGCTGCTCACCGCGGAGGAGGTGCCCCGGGACTGCGAATACGTGGTGGACGGCACCCTCTTCCCCTGCCTGGACTGGCGCAAGCGCCGCGATCTGTGGTCGGTCAAGCACGGGAGCGCGGGGATGAACGTCCAGATCCTGGTCCGGCTCGATGGAGGGTTCGTGTGGGCCTCCGATCCTTATCCGGGGTCCATGCACGACGTGGCCGCACTGGACGCCTCCGGATTGCTGGAGGGAATGGATCCCTCCGGGTGGATCGGCGACAAGGGGTACGTGGGAAGGGGAATGATCACGCCCCATAAGAAGCCCCCCAACGGAGAACTGAGAGAAACCGCGAAGGAGGAGAACAAGAGCGTCAACAGGATCCGCCAAGTCGTCGAGCGCACCATCGCCCACATCAAGTCCTGGAGAATCCTCCACACCCCCTACAGGAGACCCCTGGAAACATTCGAGCAGACCATCACCGCAGCACTCGCACTCTATTCCTTCAAGACCACCCCTGAATAA
- a CDS encoding DUF6571 family protein: MTFIKFNPDLMQAFIYNLTSYAEEAYAARSKIHQSSEDNDHPVPSVDDATRTLPAMPRMTSSTKIAFLDANLNDGILTPTMADAISSLTVLINNLEARRKEIIEINSNGIVTAPDGTMTYYLPDDGTEDTVANIHACNIGVVTTAQQNAEELQEASIQGTSSNGRTIDQILADIDKHRDNPIYGAVFVNTVGGAQAYLDLLNNIDRNNTNNMSVVYSAISTLGHVLGAASRSEVGGDQLGTAFSDAITHAKTGVTTVIIDDIAAFNALTSQSDVVYGTGFLLNAADGLEEVDRERVIPPFSTQLACEYSHHPLVGVLYAMGNNPEAALAYLSGNGQVDADGNWVPDEKTKQRWESLKSQNWDDEVSGEAIAAESFTAALAAASSYRNTDNATADAAATYISGTAIDHFSSDSWPKSRFTEAIKENLSVVVANSPEEIDSTANGELLTKNDGQQGPTLEKWGVNEIDISTLIYRFGDNKNAMATLATGTGNYYNKRTEEAMKSDGADYNTLANQYKRESETLNFIQGLSEMRFKDDGVASDDPTKNEVVNTALGVFTTLVAAGISAVTEGAAAPALAWGVGSTIVKPIVADALTSAWGVSKSDTRAPGSDHSDRLKAQAYADAANRSMLTPHSVDTMRDQEWFNEDSYAHPYVKPFPNASTMSATQIKSVTGWANQAASDGDPAIKALQNNINEGFVEAQMHLQAYPPNTK; this comes from the coding sequence ATGACTTTCATAAAATTCAACCCCGATCTCATGCAGGCGTTCATTTACAATCTGACCAGTTACGCCGAGGAGGCTTACGCCGCGCGCAGCAAGATACACCAATCCAGCGAGGACAATGATCATCCCGTACCCTCGGTGGATGATGCCACACGCACTCTGCCAGCCATGCCGAGAATGACCTCCTCCACAAAAATCGCATTTTTGGATGCGAATCTCAACGATGGAATTCTCACTCCCACCATGGCCGACGCCATCAGTTCTCTGACAGTCCTGATCAACAATCTCGAAGCTCGACGTAAGGAGATCATCGAGATCAACAGCAACGGCATTGTCACCGCCCCCGACGGGACTATGACCTACTACCTGCCCGACGACGGCACCGAGGACACCGTCGCGAACATCCATGCCTGTAACATTGGAGTCGTGACCACTGCCCAGCAGAATGCGGAAGAACTTCAAGAGGCATCAATCCAAGGGACTTCTTCCAATGGTCGCACCATCGATCAAATCCTTGCCGACATTGACAAACATCGCGACAATCCCATATACGGGGCCGTTTTTGTCAATACCGTTGGGGGCGCCCAAGCATATCTTGATCTCCTAAACAATATCGACAGGAATAACACCAACAATATGTCCGTGGTATATTCGGCGATATCTACGTTGGGGCATGTCCTAGGGGCGGCCTCTCGGTCGGAAGTCGGCGGAGATCAACTTGGAACAGCCTTTTCAGACGCCATCACGCATGCAAAAACAGGAGTGACAACGGTAATAATTGACGATATCGCTGCTTTCAATGCACTAACTTCCCAGTCGGACGTAGTATACGGTACCGGCTTCCTGCTCAATGCCGCTGATGGTCTTGAGGAAGTCGACAGAGAGAGGGTAATCCCTCCTTTCTCGACACAATTAGCTTGTGAGTATTCTCATCATCCTCTGGTCGGGGTGTTGTATGCGATGGGAAATAATCCGGAAGCCGCGTTGGCTTACCTGAGCGGTAATGGCCAAGTGGATGCGGACGGAAACTGGGTACCTGACGAGAAGACTAAACAACGCTGGGAATCACTCAAATCTCAAAATTGGGACGATGAGGTATCCGGTGAAGCTATCGCTGCCGAAAGTTTCACTGCAGCACTGGCCGCCGCCTCATCCTATCGGAATACCGATAATGCGACCGCCGACGCAGCTGCGACCTACATTTCCGGTACTGCCATCGATCACTTCTCTAGCGACTCCTGGCCCAAGAGCAGATTTACTGAGGCCATAAAGGAGAATCTGTCCGTCGTCGTAGCTAACAGCCCTGAAGAGATCGACTCCACTGCGAACGGCGAGTTGTTGACAAAAAACGACGGACAACAGGGGCCTACTCTTGAAAAATGGGGTGTCAACGAGATCGATATCTCGACTCTCATCTACCGCTTCGGCGACAATAAAAACGCAATGGCAACTCTGGCCACAGGGACAGGCAACTACTACAATAAGAGGACAGAGGAGGCGATGAAATCCGATGGTGCTGACTACAATACTCTCGCCAACCAGTACAAGAGAGAGTCGGAAACCTTAAACTTCATCCAAGGCTTATCGGAGATGCGCTTTAAGGACGATGGCGTAGCGAGCGACGACCCCACGAAGAACGAAGTGGTCAACACCGCTCTGGGCGTCTTCACCACTCTGGTGGCTGCCGGAATCTCGGCAGTCACCGAAGGAGCGGCAGCTCCGGCGCTGGCCTGGGGAGTGGGATCTACCATCGTCAAACCCATCGTGGCCGATGCCCTCACCAGCGCCTGGGGCGTCTCCAAATCCGATACGCGCGCGCCCGGGAGCGACCACTCTGATCGTCTCAAAGCACAAGCCTACGCCGATGCCGCCAACAGAAGTATGCTCACTCCCCACAGCGTCGATACGATGAGAGATCAGGAGTGGTTCAACGAGGACTCCTACGCCCACCCATACGTCAAACCTTTCCCCAATGCAAGCACGATGAGCGCCACGCAAATCAAAAGTGTGACGGGCTGGGCTAATCAAGCAGCAAGCGATGGCGATCCCGCGATCAAGGCTCTTCAAAACAATATTAATGAAGGTTTCGTCGAGGCGCAGATGCACCTTCAGGCATATCCTCCTAATACAAAATAA